The Mauremys reevesii isolate NIE-2019 linkage group 21, ASM1616193v1, whole genome shotgun sequence genome has a window encoding:
- the LOC120387946 gene encoding rho guanine nucleotide exchange factor 19-like isoform X1, translating into MDFFCRKRARSDSPPRATAPVKRHGSCPVTQRPQPARPESRPELCPFLAGLFRPRSAKAGLPAACRGSSPEPGSTAAERVPLLADNSKAELAALESMGPEEPVEEPPSAAGPTGAAGLLEMETKQPTPVPGRKVLHGSLQDLSKATATQMPSPERRLFRRPLGKGAKDTDKWKRESKYVQTQPLYQDYWLKRLKAAERKPKEPSFRVDASLSIAGLLSSSLLGAASQISSRDYSFCFWQEIPEVKSRRLLESLSPRQHRLQEAMFEMITSEASYLRSLSVATSHFKGSLVLRETLTRAEVHRLFSNLQQVKDVSERFLLELEEHMDKDVFLAGLGAVVLKHCPAFHRVYIPYVTNQMYQEQLMQQLMRENWRFRQVLRKLEEQPVCQRQPLKSFLVLPFQRITRLKILLENILKLAPAGSELASSIGMALTAVGEIVWACNENVRHMKQTEELVLLEKQVEFVKTKSIPLISRGRWLVRAGEFSQVLIQEVGVGYRPRLSTKPIHLHLLSDLLLLSRRRDDGRFSVKDYAQTCHVRAELLRAKPLGLPDTAFLLCLSRNHRGASAEFIIKAASEAQRQEWISLITSQASPRPAPVIKALREACAGI; encoded by the exons ATGGATTTCTTCTGCCGGAAGCGCGCGCGGTCAGACTCGCCGCCCAGGGCCACGGCGCCGGTGAAGAGACACGGCTCCTGCCCGGTGACCCAGagaccccagccagccaggccGGAGAGCCGCCCCGagctctgccccttcctggcCGGTCTCTTCCGCCCCAGGAGCGCCAAGGCCGGCCTTCCCGCAGCCTGCCGGGGCAGCTCCCCGGAGCCAGGCTCGACGGCGGCGGAGAGGGTCCCGCTTCTGGCCGACAACTCCAAAG CCGAGCTGGCGGCCCTCGAGAGCATGGGCCCGGAGGAGCCGGTGGAGGAGCCCCCTAGCGCTGCAGGGCCAACGGGCGCCGCTGGCCTGCTggaaatggagacaaagcagcccacCCCGGTCCCCGGGAGGAAGGTCCTGCATGGCTCCCTGCAAGATCTCTCCAAAGCCACAGCTACGCAGATGCCAAGTCCGGAGCGCAG ACTGTTCCGCCGACCGCTGGGGAAAGGAGCCAAGGACACGGACAAGTGGAAGAGGGAATCTAAATACGTGCAAACAC agcctctctACCAAGACTACTGGCTGAAGCGCCTCAAGGCGGCGGAGCGCAAGCCCAAGGAGCCGTCCTTCCGGGTGGACGCCAGCCTGTCCATCgctggcctcctctcctcctccctgctcggCGCCGCCTCGCAGATCTCGTCCCGCGACTACAGCTTCTGCTTCTGGCAGGAGATCCCAGAGGTGAAGAGCCGGCGGCTCCTGGAGAGTCTCTCGCCCCGGCAGCACCGCCTGCAGGAG GCCATGTTTGAGATGATCACATCAGAGGCCTCCTACCTGCGCAGCCTCTCGGTGGCCACGAGCCACTTCAAGGGATCGCTGGTGCTGCGGGAGACGCTGACCAGGGCCGAGGTGCACCGGCTCTTCTCCAACCTGCAGCAGGTGAAGGACGTCAGCGAAAG GTTTCTCCTGGAGCTCGAGGAGCACATGGACAAGGATGTCTTCctggcggggctgggggccgTGGTCCTGAAGCACTGCCCTGCCTTCCACAGGGTCTACATTCCCTACGTCACCAACCAGATGTACCAGGAACAGCTCATGCAGCAGCTGAT GCGGGAGAACTGGCGCTTCCGGCAGGTCCTCAGGAAGCTGGAGGAGCAGCCGGTGTGCCAGCGGCAGCCCCTGAAATCCTTCCTGGTGCTGCCCTTCCAGAGGATCACCCGCCTGAAGATCCTGCTGGAG aaCATCCTGAAGCTGGCCCCGGCGGGCTCCGAACTGGCCAGCTCCATTGGCATGGCCCTGACGGCCGTGGGAGAG ATCGTGTGGGCCTGCAACGAGAACGTGCGGCACATGAAGCAGACCGAGGAGCTGGTGCTGCTGGAGAAGCAAGTCGAGTTCGTAAAGACGAAG tccATCCCGCTCATCAGCCGGGGCCGCTGGCTGGTCAGGGCGGGGGAGTTCTCCCAGGTCCTCATCCAGGAGGTGGGCGTGGGGTACAGACCCCGCCTGAGCACCAAGCCCATCCACCTGCACCTCCTCAGCGACCTGCTGCTTTTGTCCCGCCGGAGGGA CGACGGCAGGTTTTCCGTCAAGGATTACGCCCAGACCTGCCACGTGAGAGCGGAGCTCCTCAGAGCCAAGCCGCTGGGGCTCCCCGACACGGCCTTCCTCCTGTGCCTCTCCCGCAACCACCGCGGGGCCAGCGCCGAATTCATCATCAAAGCAGCCAGCGA GGCCCAGAGGCAGGAGTGGATCTCGCTGATAACCAGCCAGGCGTCCCCTCGGCCTGCGCCTGTGATCAAAGCCCTGAGAGAGGCCTGCGCTGGTATCTGA
- the LOC120387946 gene encoding rho guanine nucleotide exchange factor 19-like isoform X2, which produces MDFFCRKRARSDSPPRATAPVKRHGSCPVTQRPQPARPESRPELCPFLAGLFRPRSAKAGLPAACRGSSPEPGSTAAERVPLLADNSKAELAALESMGPEEPVEEPPSAAGPTGAAGLLEMETKQPTPVPGRKVLHGSLQDLSKATATQMPSPERRLFRRPLGKGAKDTDKWKRESKYVQTQPLYQDYWLKRLKAAERKPKEPSFRVDASLSIAGLLSSSLLGAASQISSRDYSFCFWQEIPEAMFEMITSEASYLRSLSVATSHFKGSLVLRETLTRAEVHRLFSNLQQVKDVSERFLLELEEHMDKDVFLAGLGAVVLKHCPAFHRVYIPYVTNQMYQEQLMQQLMRENWRFRQVLRKLEEQPVCQRQPLKSFLVLPFQRITRLKILLENILKLAPAGSELASSIGMALTAVGEIVWACNENVRHMKQTEELVLLEKQVEFVKTKSIPLISRGRWLVRAGEFSQVLIQEVGVGYRPRLSTKPIHLHLLSDLLLLSRRRDDGRFSVKDYAQTCHVRAELLRAKPLGLPDTAFLLCLSRNHRGASAEFIIKAASEAQRQEWISLITSQASPRPAPVIKALREACAGI; this is translated from the exons ATGGATTTCTTCTGCCGGAAGCGCGCGCGGTCAGACTCGCCGCCCAGGGCCACGGCGCCGGTGAAGAGACACGGCTCCTGCCCGGTGACCCAGagaccccagccagccaggccGGAGAGCCGCCCCGagctctgccccttcctggcCGGTCTCTTCCGCCCCAGGAGCGCCAAGGCCGGCCTTCCCGCAGCCTGCCGGGGCAGCTCCCCGGAGCCAGGCTCGACGGCGGCGGAGAGGGTCCCGCTTCTGGCCGACAACTCCAAAG CCGAGCTGGCGGCCCTCGAGAGCATGGGCCCGGAGGAGCCGGTGGAGGAGCCCCCTAGCGCTGCAGGGCCAACGGGCGCCGCTGGCCTGCTggaaatggagacaaagcagcccacCCCGGTCCCCGGGAGGAAGGTCCTGCATGGCTCCCTGCAAGATCTCTCCAAAGCCACAGCTACGCAGATGCCAAGTCCGGAGCGCAG ACTGTTCCGCCGACCGCTGGGGAAAGGAGCCAAGGACACGGACAAGTGGAAGAGGGAATCTAAATACGTGCAAACAC agcctctctACCAAGACTACTGGCTGAAGCGCCTCAAGGCGGCGGAGCGCAAGCCCAAGGAGCCGTCCTTCCGGGTGGACGCCAGCCTGTCCATCgctggcctcctctcctcctccctgctcggCGCCGCCTCGCAGATCTCGTCCCGCGACTACAGCTTCTGCTTCTGGCAGGAGATCCCAGAG GCCATGTTTGAGATGATCACATCAGAGGCCTCCTACCTGCGCAGCCTCTCGGTGGCCACGAGCCACTTCAAGGGATCGCTGGTGCTGCGGGAGACGCTGACCAGGGCCGAGGTGCACCGGCTCTTCTCCAACCTGCAGCAGGTGAAGGACGTCAGCGAAAG GTTTCTCCTGGAGCTCGAGGAGCACATGGACAAGGATGTCTTCctggcggggctgggggccgTGGTCCTGAAGCACTGCCCTGCCTTCCACAGGGTCTACATTCCCTACGTCACCAACCAGATGTACCAGGAACAGCTCATGCAGCAGCTGAT GCGGGAGAACTGGCGCTTCCGGCAGGTCCTCAGGAAGCTGGAGGAGCAGCCGGTGTGCCAGCGGCAGCCCCTGAAATCCTTCCTGGTGCTGCCCTTCCAGAGGATCACCCGCCTGAAGATCCTGCTGGAG aaCATCCTGAAGCTGGCCCCGGCGGGCTCCGAACTGGCCAGCTCCATTGGCATGGCCCTGACGGCCGTGGGAGAG ATCGTGTGGGCCTGCAACGAGAACGTGCGGCACATGAAGCAGACCGAGGAGCTGGTGCTGCTGGAGAAGCAAGTCGAGTTCGTAAAGACGAAG tccATCCCGCTCATCAGCCGGGGCCGCTGGCTGGTCAGGGCGGGGGAGTTCTCCCAGGTCCTCATCCAGGAGGTGGGCGTGGGGTACAGACCCCGCCTGAGCACCAAGCCCATCCACCTGCACCTCCTCAGCGACCTGCTGCTTTTGTCCCGCCGGAGGGA CGACGGCAGGTTTTCCGTCAAGGATTACGCCCAGACCTGCCACGTGAGAGCGGAGCTCCTCAGAGCCAAGCCGCTGGGGCTCCCCGACACGGCCTTCCTCCTGTGCCTCTCCCGCAACCACCGCGGGGCCAGCGCCGAATTCATCATCAAAGCAGCCAGCGA GGCCCAGAGGCAGGAGTGGATCTCGCTGATAACCAGCCAGGCGTCCCCTCGGCCTGCGCCTGTGATCAAAGCCCTGAGAGAGGCCTGCGCTGGTATCTGA